In a single window of the Peromyscus maniculatus bairdii isolate BWxNUB_F1_BW_parent chromosome 16, HU_Pman_BW_mat_3.1, whole genome shotgun sequence genome:
- the Col10a1 gene encoding collagen alpha-1(X) chain: MLPQIAFLLLTSLTSAHGVFYAERYQTPTGIKGPLGNHKTQFFIPYSIKSKGIPVRGEQGIPGPPGPPGPRGHPGPSGPPGKPGYGSPGLQGEPGLPGPPGISTTGKPGLPGLPGKPGERGPYGHKGDIGPAGLPGPRGPPGPPGIPGPAGISVSGKPGQQGLTGAPGPRGFPGEKGTPGAPGANGQKGETGYGAPGRPGERGLPGPQGPTGPPGPPGVGRRGENGFPGQPGTKGDRGFPGERGPSGPPGPQGPPGKQGREGVGKPGATGAPGQPGIPGEKGHPGAPGIAGPPGAPGFGKPGLPGLRGQRGPAGLPGAPGAKGEQGPAGHPGEAGLTGPPGNMGPQGPKGIPGNHGIPGAKGEAGPVGPVGPPGARGARGPPGLDGKTGYPGEPGLNGAKGNPGLPGPKGDPGVRGPPGLQGPVGPAGAKGLPGHNGEAGPRGEPGIPGGRGPIGPPGTPGFPGSKGVPGNPGPPGPAGIATKGLSGPTGPPGPPGPRGHSGEPGLPGPPGPPGPPGQGVMPDGFTKAGQRPRLPGTPLVSANHGVTGMPVSAFTAILSKAYPAVGAPIPFDEILSNRQQHYDPRTGIFTCKIPGVYYFSYHVHVKGTHVWVGLYKNGTPTMYTYDEYSKGYLDQASGSAVMELTENDQVWLQLPNAESNGLYSSEYVHSSFSGFLVAPM; the protein is encoded by the exons ATGCTGCCACAAATAGCCTTTCTGCTGCTAACATCCTTGACCTCAGCCCATGGAGTGTTTTATGCCGAGCGATACCAAACTCCCACAGGCATAAAGGGCCCACTTGGCAACCACAAGACACAGTTCTTCATCCCATACTCCATAAAGAGTAAAG GAATCCCAGTAAGAGGAGAGCAAGGCATTCCTGGTCCACCAGGCCCACCTGGACCCCGAGGACACCCAGGTCCCTCAGGACCTCCAGGAAAGCCAGGCTatggaagccctgggctccaagGAGAGCCAGGGTTGCCAGGACCACCAGGAATATCAACCACTGGGAAGCCAGGCCTGCCAGGCCTGCCAGGCAAACCAGGGGAGAGAGGACCATATGGACACAAAGGAGACATTGGACCAGCTGGCTTACCAGGACCTCGGGGCCCTCCAGGACCTCCCGGAATCCCTGGCCCAGCTGGGATCTCTGTGTCGGGAAAACCTGGACAGCAGGGACTTACAGGGGCCCCAGGACCCAGGGGCTTTCCTGGAGAAAAGGGGACACCAGGAGCCCCTGGTGCGAATGGACAGAAAGGGGAAACAGGATATGGTGCTCCTGGCCGTCCAGGTGAGAGGGGTCTTCCAGGCCCTCAGGGTCCCACAGGACCCCCTGGCCCTCCTGgggtgggaagaagaggagagaatggtTTTCCAGGGCAGCCGGGAACCAAAGGTGACCGGGGCTTCCCAGGGGAAAGGGGACCGTCAGGTCCACCGGGTCCCCAAGGGCCTCCTGGGAAACAAGGACGAGAAGGCGTTGGGAAGCCAGGAGCCACTGGAGCCCCAGGTCAGCCGGGCATCCCAGGAGAAAAAGGCCACCCAGGAGCTCCAGGAATAGCTGGGCCTCCAGGAGCTCCTGGCTTTGGAAAACCAGGCTTGCCAGGTTTGAGGGGACAAAGGGGACCTGCTGGTCTTCCTGGGGCCCCAGGTGCCAAAGGTGAACAAGGTCCAGCGGGTCATCCTGGGGAGGCAGGTCTGACTGGACCCCCTGGGAATATGGGACCCCAAGGACCAAAAGGAATCCCAGGGAACCATGGTATCCCAGGTGCTAAAGGAGAGGCAGGTCCAGTTGGGCCTGTAGGGCCACCTGGGGCTAGAGGAGCAAGGGGTCCCCCTGGGTTAGATGGAAAAACAGGGTACCCTGGGGAGCCAGGTCTCAATGGTGCTAAGGGTAACCCAGGGTTACCAGGCCCCAAAGGTGATCCTGGAGTGAGAGGACCCCCTGGTCTCCAAGGTCCTGTTGGCCCTGCAGGAGCTAAGGGACTGCCTGGACACAATGGTGAGGCAGGTCCCAGAGGTGAACCTGGAATTCCAGGTGGCAGAGGTCCCATTGGGCCACCAGGTACCCCAGGATTCCCTGGATCTAAGGGGGTCCCtggaaacccaggtcctcctggtcCAGCTGGTATAGCAACTAAAGGCCTCAGTGGACCCACTGGTCCTCCCGGCCCTCCTGGACCAAGAGGACACAGTGGAGAGCCTGGTCTCCCAGGTCCCCCGGGGCCCCCAGGCCCCCCTGGCCAAGGAGTCATGCCCGATGGTTTCACAAAGGCAGGCCAAAGGCCCAGGCTCCCTGGGACGCCGCTGGTCAGTGCTAACCATGGAGTAACAGGGATGCCCGTGTCTGCTTTTACTGCCATCCTCTCCAAAGCTTACCCAGCAGTGGGTGCCCCCATCCCATTTGATGAGATCTTGTCTAACAGGCAGCAGCATTATGACCCAAGGACTGGAATCTTTACCTGTAAGATCCCCGGGGTATACTACTTCTCCTATCACGTGCACGTGAAGGGGACGCACGTGTGGGTAGGCCTGTATAAGAACGGCACCCCCACAATGTACACATATGATGAGTACAGCAAAGGCTACCTAGATCAGGCTTCAGGGAGCGCAGTCATGGAGCTCACAGAAAACGACCAGGTGTGGCTCCAGCTACCCAATGCAGAGTCAAATGGTCTCTACTCCTCTGAATACGTCCACTCCTCCTTCTCAGGATTCCTAGTGGCTCCCATGTGA